TGTGAAGCCGAAGAAGAGAACTACAAATCTAGACGCAATTGAAATTGAAGTCCGATGGCTGGGTGTCCCTGATTTTGGTGTAGATGAGAGATCAAACGTTGAGGAATGAAAAAATGATGGTGCTATTTTCCTTGGATGCCAAGATAAAGCTCAAAACTGTTACCCCAACAAAATTTGGTTAAAACCAGAGAGGTTAGCTTCTAAAAATGATTCAACTAATGCAACTCCAAGGATAATTTTAGGTACTCGATAAACAAAACTATGAACCAAAAGAACCCAACAAACCTAAGCAAAATCTGATTTCCAAAAAACTCTGACAAAAATCACAAGGAAACTTTGTAAAACTAACCCGGTAATCATCAAGGcaataaaagaaaataacaagaggaaaaccaccaacAACACCATAACAAACTTCTAGATGGAACTAAACTGGTGGATTGATTGAAAATTGCCTTTCAATTTAAAATAAACATGATCACATATGTAAATAAAAGGTTAATAACATGGGGTTTTCACTAACCCAAGACTGGCTCTAAAAAACTTCAGGAAATAGATGCAGATGCTAAAggtttacaaaataaaaagaagcaAAAAAGGAAATTGAGATTGTATATCGATCGTAACTATCAGGTAGTTGAAAACCAATGGGTATTTGAGAGGTAGTTGGGGGCAAACAGAGGGTGTTCACATGGTTTAAAGTTTAAACAAAGAAGACATACCATATCTAGCACCACAATAAGAAATCATGGGTATCAACAACAAAATCTACTCCTACTTATCCGACCAGAGGAGGTTGAGGAGGAACCAAAGTGTTATTACCTCAATTAGAATTGAGATGAGCAGGGTCGGCGAGGAAGATTGTTGATGACCAGATTTGAATGAAACCTCTATTGAATTTTAAttctcagcaacaacaacataaatAAAATTAGGATAAAATCTTCATGAGTAGAGGTAGGTATTACTTCAAAGCAACAACCATCTAATTTTAAGCTAAAGGCCGGTGAACCGAGGATTTAGCCGACGAGATCTGTTAAATCCATGGAGGTTGTTTGGACGATAGCGGTGAAAGATTAAGTGAGATTAGGGTTTAATgatttcccttttcttctctataGGAGTCCTAATTGATTACTCTATGCTAATAAGGGAAGATTAGAGATTGGAACTGCTCAGACCAGAGCTGATCTGAGCAGCAGCGGACGCCGGTAAAAGCTTCCCCTTTGTCGGAAATCGCTTATCTAGAGGAGAGAGAGTTTCTTTTACTTGTGTACATATCCCAAACTTCGGTAAaagttattttctttctttatatTGATACAACAAAATCTATAACTTTAATTGGTAACTATTTAATTAATTACCagacaaagaaagaaaaaggtgATACAGTTGTTGATCAGGCTTTGGAAATTGTTCATATATATACATAAGCAGGTGACATAGTTAAGTGTTCGCAAGGGGGGAAATAATCACGAGGCCAAATTTAAAGGataaaaccaatttttggtttttttatcaTATGTTTGTGAGTGATGGCCTTTTTCATAATCATAAGTTAAGCCAGTATATCTGAATGATTCCACGAATATAATTAACACAAATATCAAAAAATTATATGATCGCCGTACAACTGTagattcatgcttcaaaaaataaaaaactgtaGATTCATGTTTGAGCACAAATTTGGGTATTAATATCCATCAGTTGGAATAACAAATCGTTCTTGGTGATCACTGCCATGGAATTGGAGTTCAGAAAATAATCGATGGCGTCGGTGTGATCACTGTCACAGAATTGAAGTTCAGAAAAGAAGAGTGACTTTGTGTAATATTTTCTGACAAGATCAAATCAAATAACCATAAGATAACTAGGCAGGGAAAGAGGTTAATAGATAGACGGGCTGGAGAAAGAATTTTTATTCCCCTTGTATTTAGGAAAATCAATTTCTATATAAGATAAAGGGTGTCTTCCCATGGTGCCACCTATGAAACCGACCATATTATCATTGGAGAAACTCTAAGCATCATCAGATTCTAATTACTGTCTGTTCTTGGTTAGGTCAAGGGAGTACATCTCTTGAATCTAACAACATTGTTAGGGATTCATTATATCCTAAAAGTATTATTTCAATGACCGATTGTACTCACCAATAATTTGGGAAGGATCGAAATATTAGCTGAAAAAAATCGCAACGTATTGAAACTGATGTTATAACATTCTTTCCTGTTATGTGATTTTTCATCCTCTAGTATCAAATTTCCAACACTAATAACCTTCAACTTTTGCTATTCTAGATGTTATGAGCATGGCCCAAGATTCGTCAATCAACGCAGTGGTGATTCCCAGCGGTTGTGCTACCGCTATCAGGGTGTTCGCAGATGAGTCCCTGCATATGAAGCCTGCTCCAGCTATTCAGGGATGTCCTCTTGCTgcgccatctgtgttgatcttgatccaacccaaattaggttttgtccatcCTACCATGATTGTACTGGAGGCCCGTGTTACATTTCCAAGGTTCATAGAAGCTGGCATTCCAGGTAGCACAAGAGGGAGGTTCGTTTGTGCCCAAGAGAATTCTTGTTGAAGACTGAGAGCCATATGTGCTATGTTTCCCGGGTTTGGTTGCTTTTGACGATATATGGAGTCATTCCTAGCTATCCATAAGGACCGGAAAAGGAAACAAAATGCAGTATTGATAGAACCGTGTACCTTTAACTGTAGGATTTGTGAGATTTTCGTTTGAGGGTTTGGAAGGGTTGGAAGATTTTGGCCGGTACTTGAAGGATTAGGAAGTCCCATGATGAGAGTGTTCCATGCGGCTGTAGGTACTTGACAATGAAGGAGAATGTGATCAACAGTTTCTGGATGAGAATTGCATACTGGGATATGTCTGTGTCGGTGAGGTGGATATGGTGTGAAATGGTGAGGGTTGAGAGGCCCTCattgattgctttccacaagaaaaactgTATTTTTGGAGGACATGGAAGTGTCCATATGAACTTTGATGCTGGTAGTGGGTGCGCGTGATTTGATGTGCTTACTAAGCAATTGTATCCAGATGATATAGTGTACTTTCCAGATTTGGTGAAAGGCCAAATGATCCTATCAGAGGGGTTGTTTTGGGGGAGGTGGATATTCACGATTCTCTGGGTTATGTGAGGGGGAAGGAGGTTTAGCTTTTCGTGGTTCCAGGTGTGACTGAGAGGATCAATGAGGTCAGCGACCATCTGGATGGAGTAACTGTTCGCCGGATCCAAGGTATTAGTGAATTGTGGGATCCAATTAGCTTGGATGGGGGTTGTTAATCCATTTCCGATTGTGTAAAAAAGATGCTATTTCATTGTAGGAATGAGAGATGCTAATTGCCTCCATTGAGGGCCGGTTGAAGAAGGGAGTTTAACTGGAGTTTCTGCAAATATAAGTTGTTGTTTCAGATATTTTTCGTTGTAGAGGGAAGCCAAGATCGAATCTGGTTTCTCATAGATGTTCCAAACCCGCTTCATAAGTAAAGCCTTATTATGATCACTGCTTTTACGTATGCCTAACCCTCCTTGTGACTTGGTTCTAGTAAGCTTATCAAATCCCAAGGGGTGAAGCTTCCTGACGGACGAAGCATGCCCCCCAAAAAAATTCCTAGTAATTTGATCAATTTTCTTGTGCACTTGTGTAGGAAGATATTGTGCTTGCATTATGTGGTTGGAGGTAGGGATTAGGGAGGATTTTACTAGAGAAAATCTTCCTGCAGGTGTTAGGCATTTCGTCATCCAGCCTTTTGAAATTGAAGCTGGGCACAAGTTCATTTTGAAATCGACTCAGAAAACCTGCTTCGATTCCTATCTTCAGATGCTGAGCCGCCTTGGTACATTTCAAGTATGATCTCGAAAACCAAGCTAATCATGGGCCAACTACCGCAATGCCTCATTACACACATCTACAGGGAAGGTAATCAAGCTGCAGACGGGATGGCGAACCTTGCTGCCGACTGTAGCCACTTAGGAAACCTTTCAACCTTGGTTTGGGATCATATAGTCCCATCTTGCATTAACCAAATTGTAATGGACTCTTTTGATAAAACGTTCCCTCGTGTAATTGCAGCTTAATCTTAATACAATCTcatgcttccaaaaaaaaaaaaaaaaaaaaaccttcaacTTGCCCTTGAACTCATATGTATTCGAAACAGTCTCCCTCTTGAATTGTGATAAAATCCTTTAAGCGAGCCAGCCATAATCTGAACCCAGCCCCCCTAAGGGCCCCAGCTTTATGGTTTTTATCTTTAAAAaattgaactttgaagtgtggACATGTGTCACAATTAAAAGATCTATCTCCTCGTTCTTGTCTTGTTGCTTGCCATTTTAGCCCCTTGCCCATCATcataaagatatatatatatattcattcaGATACTACGAATTCCATCATTTTGTTAAGCCGAGTTTAACCTCCTCATGTTCTACCTAAACCTAAACTAAGAAAAATGCATAACACGCATCGCAACCGCTGCAGTAGATGAGACGAACAGCAGAAACAGTAATCAGAAGCTTCTCAACCTTTTTCTTCGGACAGAACTTGGTCCAGACTTGACAATCACTTTCCCCTCTTCTTATCTATTTCCTCTCACTCTCTAACcctaatttcatttcatttctctGGGAAAAAAAACCCTATTTTTAGCCATCTGTTTCTCCCGATTTCGTCTCTAACAGTGGTCAAACTAAATCTCTTGAAAAAATCTTTAAGGAAATTGAAATCAAAGAAGATAATTGAATTGAAGACAAAAGAAAAGGTAAATAATCGAATCTCTGATGTCTGTAGAGAGATCGTTTGAAGCTTGGGAAGAGGTACAAAGACAAGGTCATGATTTAGCTGATAGACTAGCACAAGGTTTCAATGGATTACTTACTacacatataaaccctaattcattTCCATGGCCAAATCCACCTCAAAAACCTAAACTGTTTGATATTGAATTTACAACACAGAGTTTTGGTAAAAGAGATTTTGGATTTGGATTGGAtaataataatggttttggaattgATGGGGTTTCAGCTATCTTTGATGCGGGAAATAGGTTAGGACAAGCTGGGGTGGAATTTGGAGCTTCTGTTAATGGTGTTATTCAACAGTTCTTTAGAAGATTACCAGTGCCTTTTCGACATGATGAGAGTGATGCTGGTGGTTCATTGAGGGTGGATTTTGATACTCAAAGAAGAGATGCTGTTTTGGCTGGACACAAGGAAGATTTGAAATCGCTTGCTGAACAGTTTAGGGATTATGGATTTTCTGAGACCAGTGAAGTTGTTTCGGATGAATCGGCCGAGGAAGATGGTTTTGGAGGTTTTAATTTGAAATCTACTGGATATTTCGGCAAAAAACAGGTATATTTTTTCTGAATCTTGTCGAATATATTGTCTCAATTGATAACTAGGAATAGGCTACGGTAGAGAGTTTAAAGTGCACAAATAGATATCTGTTTACAGTCCTGTATAAAGCTTTTTCATTTTGTACTTTATGCAGGGAAGCTGTAATATTACATCAACATACGATAGTAGATCGAATGATATCGAAAACTCTCTAGTTGCAAGAGGGGATTTATGGAGGGTAGAAGCATCACATGGGGGCTCTACTTCAGGGAATGAAAATTCTCCTTTGTTTTTGGTTCAGTTTGGGCCCTTGTTGTTTGTTCGTGATACAACACTACTTTTACCAGTTCATTTGTCAAAACAGCACTTGCTTTGGTATGGTTACAATAGGAAGGTAAGACTATTCCTTGTGAGTCAACTTTTGACTTActgaaaacactagttattcgtTATGTTTATATATGGTTGTATATTGCATATATTCATTGTTTCATTTGTAATCCCTCAACATACTAGTTATTGGTAATGGTTATATAGTTACATATTGCAAATAGAATTGTCATATCATTTTTAATCCCTCAACATTCTTTGTAAACCTGCTACTTGATTTGGTTCAGATTTTTGAATGTGCATCGACTTCTATTTGATATTTTGTCTCATGTGGTGAGACGACTACTTTAGCACTGACCATTCCCACGCTCCTTCTTGCAGTTTTGAAATATTTCATATATTTAGTGCGCTTAGCATGTAATACCTTTGTGGCTATACCGCATAAGCTTTCTGATTCACTGATGACTCTGTAAACCTAACATATTTGGATTAGTACAGTTGGAGAAAATGGATAAGACATCAGATTAGTTGTTGATTAAT
This DNA window, taken from Papaver somniferum cultivar HN1 chromosome 3, ASM357369v1, whole genome shotgun sequence, encodes the following:
- the LOC113356358 gene encoding uncharacterized protein LOC113356358; the protein is MSVERSFEAWEEVQRQGHDLADRLAQGFNGLLTTHINPNSFPWPNPPQKPKLFDIEFTTQSFGKRDFGFGLDNNNGFGIDGVSAIFDAGNRLGQAGVEFGASVNGVIQQFFRRLPVPFRHDESDAGGSLRVDFDTQRRDAVLAGHKEDLKSLAEQFRDYGFSETSEVVSDESAEEDGFGGFNLKSTGYFGKKQGSCNITSTYDSRSNDIENSLVARGDLWRVEASHGGSTSGNENSPLFLVQFGPLLFVRDTTLLLPVHLSKQHLLWYGYNRKNGMHSICPTVWSNHRRWLLMSMICLNPFACSYMDLQFPNGQFTYVAGEGITSSAFVPVFGGLLQAQGHYPGETRVSFSCKNKWGTCITPTVQWPDKSFSLGLVQDLAWQRSGLMVRPTIQVSICPTIGGSNSGLRAELIRSVKEKLSLICGCACTTYPSAFASVAIGRSKWNGNVGKSGIVVRVETPLGNIGRPSFSVQLNSGIEF